CGCATCAAACGCCGCGCCGTGCCGGATGAGTGTTTCCGCGACAAGGGGCTGATGTCGAAATGGATCGACGGGAACAAGTGAGCGCGGATCAGCGGGACTGTTTTCCCTTCAGAAGTCGATCCAGATGGAGTCAATGCGTTTGCCCACCGTGCCATCTTTCCGAAACCGTTGTCCTTCAACGATGAAGAATGACCGGTTTTCGGTGATGTTCATGCTCGTCCGAGAGACTTGAATGCGCGTGATCTGGCCCTTGTGTGATTGCACCACGACGTCGCCCAAAGCGATGCCCAAAATGGTGCAGCACAGATCGGCTCGTTCGGCCTCGATCTCTTCACCCCAACGCTCCATCTCGTCTGACAAGCGATCCCATGCCCTTCTCGCAGCCAGCATCGGGTGATCGCCCCCGAACCAGATGCGATCCGCGATGGCGATCTGGTCGTCCGGGATATCCCGCTCCAAGGCATAGGTGCTGCGCTCCAACATCTCGTGCACACGTTCGGCCTCGATCAGCGCCCGTAGACGGGGCCAATGCTGCTTTATCCGCACGCGGCCAACCGCTGGCGGGATCTCCACTTCCTTCGATGGCATCAGGTCGATCGGCATGATGTCACGCAAGGCGACCTTCTCGGTCTTGAAGGTCTCGGTGTCAGCGCGGCGGTAATGCGGTGCATTCATGGTGCAATCTACCCAGAGTTCGGTGGCCGATACGCAAAGCTGACTGCTGGCTGTCGTGTAGTTTTCCGCAGAATAGACATGATGCGCGGACCACGCATGATCGAGGGTGACGAGCGGCATGACGACAAGCGCGAGCTTCTGATCCCGCACCAACATCGCCAACTGGGCTATACGCTCCTGCAAATGCGCCGTCAGTCGGATCAGGATGGACGGTTCTTTCCGGTCCTCATCGAAGCAGCGGTCGGCGCGGGGCAGAACAATGACCTGTGGCTTTGCCACCGGAAGCATCTTGTCGACAAGACCCGCAAGGCTTTGCGTGACGCCATGGCTCAACGCGACATCGACATCGCCATTCTTGACCCAGACGAGGTAGCGGTTCTGGATGAGGAGCAGCAGCTGTGTGGCGATGTAGGGAGGCATGTCCCTGATCTGGTTGGACACAACCTTTGTGGTCCCAGGGTCGCCTCCCTTCGCCACGAACTCCAGAAGCGCCTGGTCGACGAACTTACGCTGAATCGGCGACAGCCTGACGGCGCCCGGACGCGGACACGAGCGCGCGAGGGCTTTCCGGCGCTCCTCGATTTCGTCGCGAAATGCACGCAGCGGAGGACGCCGTGGCGCTTGTCCTGCTTCTACGCGCGCCCAATATCCTCGGGGCGGTTTCGGCACTTGAAGGCGCGCGCAGAGCTTGGCAACGGCAACGTCCGAGATGCCCATGTCACGCGCGACCTCCACGGTCGGCTTCTCCCAAATGAGAGCAAAAAGCTCCTCGCGCGATATATCCATTCTCAGCATCCAACACCCACAGGCCTTTGTTCCGAATAGAGCTTTTTAAGTCGACAGGCCATGACTTCGCCCTGCCTAAGGCAAGCCGCCGCACGAACCAGATGACGACGTCGACAGGGACCCGAGAGAGCGTTGATCAGGGCAAACAGCGCCGGGAACATGATCATGGCGCAACCTTTTGCCACATCTCAGCTTGGCAAAATCCATACGTTTGCCAATCTATGATATCGCGCCACAAGCGTTTATGCATATCTATGATGTTGCAATCTTAGCCTTGCTGCCATATTATAGACCTGCATTTCATGCAGGAATGCAAACTCTCAGGTTGGCACATGTCCGTCACTCGCGCGAAGCAACGTCAGGCCCAAAATAGGATCAACCAGGCTGCCAGCCTGGCAAAGTCGCTTGCAAAGCCGTTCGGTGGCTGGATCGCCACGTTTCAGGAAGCGATCGGGATGAACGCGCCCGCCCTTGCCGAACGTCTCGATGTTTCGCGCAACACGATCTATGCATCAATCCGGAATGAGCAGGCGGGAGCGATCTCGCTGAACCAGCTCGAGAAGATCGCCGAGGCCATGGGCGGACGTCTCGTCTATGCCATCGTCCCGCGCGAAGGCCCGGTCGAGGAGATCGTCCTGGCTCAAGCGCGCACGAAAGCCCGCCGCATCATCCAGCGCACACGGGCGCATATGGCCCTCGAAGAGCAGAGTGAGGGCCTGCGCAGCGAGGCCGAGATGGTCGAGGACCTGGCGGCCGACATCATCCGTGAAGGCCGCCGGGATTTCTGGCAATGACGCTGGAGCTTCATGAACCCGCTGGGGCGACACCCCTGACACCGGACGAATTGCTTGGCCTCAGGGCCAAGCACATCGCGACCCGCGGCGAATTGAACGAGCTCGAAGGCGAAAACATCATCGCCGGCCTGACCTGGCTCGACCGACGACCCAAGTCGTTCGATCTGCTGACCGATGCTGCCGTCCGCGAGATTCACAAGCGCCTCTTCGGCGAGGTCTGGGACTGGGCAGGCGTCTATCGCCTGACCGAGAAGAATATCGACGTGCCGGTTTGGCACATTTCAACCGAACTGCGCACCTGCCTTGATGACGCCCGGTACTGGCGCGACCACAAGAGCTTTGACCCGCTGGAAGCCACGGCGCGCCTGCATCACCGCCTGGTCTGGATCCATCCCTTCGCCAACGGCAACGGACGTTGGGCGCGGATCATGGCAGACGCCTACCTGGCAAAGATCGACCGGGCCATCTTCCTCGACTGGTCCGGCGGCGGCACGCTGAACGCCGACAGTGCACACCGCGCGGCCTATATCGCGGCGCTGAGAGCGGCCGATCAGCACGAGTTTGACCCTCTCGTGACGCTCGTCAGGTCAATTGCCCGATAGTCCTCACCCGAACCGCCGCCCTTCTTCGGTGAAGGTGTATTCATTGGCGATGATGCCGTCCTCAACGGACTCGTCCGAGGTAAGGTGGTCGTATTCACTCTGAAGCTGACGGTAGAGCCAGCGGGCAAGGTCGCGTAGCGCCTCGGTCACGATCTCCTCTGCGTCCTCGGTGGGCGGCTGCCAGGTTGGGCTTTCGCGCGTGACGTCGATCGACATGGTGTATTCGTGGTAATAGCGGCCGCGGTGGCTGACCTCGGCAGCAAGCTGGTAGAAGTTCCGCCGCTGGATGGCCTGCAGCCGGTCGGCGATGCCATGCAGAGTGGCATCCGTCGGGGCGTAGTCCCGGATGCGCGCGGCTGCGCCCTTGGAGTGGGACCAGTGGCTTTCGAAGCAAGCACCGTCCCCCTGGCTCCAGAAGCCGGAGAACCAGATGCAAGGCTTGGCCCGCGTCCCGCCGCCCATCAGGCGGACGGGGGTGGTCTTCAGGCGGATGCCGAGGATTTCGCAAACCCCCTCGAAATCCTCATAGACCGCGTCCCACCAGTCGTCTTGGGGCTCAAGCTCGCGATACCAGCTGCGCGCCTTTTCCTTGGCGACGTCTGAGAGTTCAGGGAACTGGTAGACTGTTGTGCAAATGACCTCAGGCATCGACGTCCTCCCCGTTCAGCGCGGCGGCCAGCCATTCTTGCGTGCTCGTCCAGCCGATGGACTTGCGCGCGCCGAGATCGATGACATGCGCGCCGCCGCCGAAGGCGTCGAGGCGAGGCCGGGAACAGGTCAGCCCGTACTGGAACCCCCAGAGGCCGGTGAGGTCGAGGTCTTCCGCAAGGCGCAGCACGAAGCGGATAACCGCCTCGACATCGCCGTGCTCGTCGTCATGGACCCAGAGCGTGCTGCCCTCGGGCGCGTCCTGGTGCGCAAGAGTGAAGCCCGCGACCTCCGGGTCATCGGCGTCCTGATCCGCGGCGCGCAAGGCCTGGAACAGGGTAAGGGCCCGGGCGGCCTTTTCGGGGCTGCCGACGTCGATCAGGCATGAGAAATGGGTGAAGTAATCCGCCATGGGGATCTCCTGAACTGGGAAGACCCGGCCGAGAGGCCGGGCGCTGGATTGGGATGAAAGGGTGGTTGAGGCTATTAGCCGGTTGGCTTGTCGTCCGACGCCTGTCGCGCCGAATGGGCGCAGAGCATCTGCCGGTAGAAGCGCTTGCGCGCCGTCCGAAAGCCGCGCACGGCGCGCGTGTCGGGTTGGAGCGCCCGGACCGCCGCCCGCAGAACTGTCTGGGGCGATGCCGTCGGCGGCAGACCGAGGCGCAGGTATGCGAGATCAGTCATGTCAGCTGACCTCGACCACCGACGAGGCGAGATGCGGGTCGACCTTTGCTTCGATCCGCTCGGTCCGGCCCATCCATGGCTCGGGCCGGATCGACTTCACCCAGTCGGCGAAGCTCGGGATGAAGCCGAGGTCTTCCTTCACATGCTGCTCGCCCACCCAACGCGTCGGGATGACGCGCCCGGTCGAGAGCGTGAGCGTCGGACCGAAGATCGTCTCCGCCATGAAGATGCCCTCGGCATGGTGGCGCAGCGCCCGATGCCGGAAGTCTGCGGTGATCTCCTTGGAGGCATCGAACCAGGCGTGCACGGCCAAGGTATCGTCGACGGTGCCGCCCCATTTCTTCACCGAGGAAAGGGCGTGATGATAGGGATGTGCCATGCTCGCCCCCTCAAAATTCATAATTGTAGAGTTCGGACGAGGTGAAGCGCTCGTTGAACTCCAGATGAATGCAACGGGCACTGGCGTCGAAACAGAACTCGCCATAGGCGCCGTCGTTGTTTTCCCATCCTCCGTGGGTGTCGCTGAGAAAATCGTAGGCCATCTGCTCGACGACATCCTCGAGCGAGAGCTCCCGCATCTCGACTTCGGGGTTATCCCAAGTCAGCGCGGCGTAGGCGATCTGGACGTCAGGGAAGTCGACGGCCGTCTCGCCGGACCAGGCCGAAATGCTCTCGATCTGGCCACTGTCGCCATAACCGTCGAAGACCACAGTGACGTGGGAGATACCTGCCGCGGCAAGGCCGTCGAACAGCCGATCCTTGTTGGCCGGACGCAGGGCCGTGACCCGAGCATCGCGTTCTGCCTGTTGTGCCAGCATCGCGGCGAAATCGATCCTGGACGGCGCCATCGGGGCGGCGAGGGTGGGTTCAGTCTGGGTCATGGGGTTTCTCCTGGAAAGGTGGAAGGGTGTGAACCGGGGGCTTTCTCTCGCCCCCTGAAGGCTCAAACCCTCCCCCTGCCCTCCTCTGCCTCTCGGGCGTCACGCGGCAATCTGCAGAGCCCGTGCTGCAAAGCTACGCCAGAGCGGATCGACAAGACGCGCGTCGAGGAGATCGGCG
The nucleotide sequence above comes from Pseudosulfitobacter pseudonitzschiae. Encoded proteins:
- a CDS encoding mobile mystery protein B → MTLELHEPAGATPLTPDELLGLRAKHIATRGELNELEGENIIAGLTWLDRRPKSFDLLTDAAVREIHKRLFGEVWDWAGVYRLTEKNIDVPVWHISTELRTCLDDARYWRDHKSFDPLEATARLHHRLVWIHPFANGNGRWARIMADAYLAKIDRAIFLDWSGGGTLNADSAHRAAYIAALRAADQHEFDPLVTLVRSIAR
- a CDS encoding antitoxin of toxin-antitoxin stability system, producing MPEVICTTVYQFPELSDVAKEKARSWYRELEPQDDWWDAVYEDFEGVCEILGIRLKTTPVRLMGGGTRAKPCIWFSGFWSQGDGACFESHWSHSKGAAARIRDYAPTDATLHGIADRLQAIQRRNFYQLAAEVSHRGRYYHEYTMSIDVTRESPTWQPPTEDAEEIVTEALRDLARWLYRQLQSEYDHLTSDESVEDGIIANEYTFTEEGRRFG
- a CDS encoding DUF6915 family protein, yielding MAHPYHHALSSVKKWGGTVDDTLAVHAWFDASKEITADFRHRALRHHAEGIFMAETIFGPTLTLSTGRVIPTRWVGEQHVKEDLGFIPSFADWVKSIRPEPWMGRTERIEAKVDPHLASSVVEVS
- a CDS encoding DUF6878 family protein — encoded protein: MTQTEPTLAAPMAPSRIDFAAMLAQQAERDARVTALRPANKDRLFDGLAAAGISHVTVVFDGYGDSGQIESISAWSGETAVDFPDVQIAYAALTWDNPEVEMRELSLEDVVEQMAYDFLSDTHGGWENNDGAYGEFCFDASARCIHLEFNERFTSSELYNYEF